The Lutibacter sp. Hel_I_33_5 genome has a window encoding:
- a CDS encoding NAD kinase produces the protein MKKVAIYGQAYTVSAENEIRTLLVELEKNNIVVFFEKQFYDLLQENNSIDKKYPTYQTYNDLNSSFDMLFSIGGDGTILRAITFIRESNIPILGINTGRLGFLATIQKDEIKEAVSLLLKEEYSIQERSLLSVKTSPKSEEIEESYFALNEITIARKNTTSMIGVKTYLDDEYLTNYWADGLIIATPTGSTGYSLSCNGPVISPSSKNFVITPIAPHNLNARPMVIPDNTAIKLEVSAREKDYLISLDSRITTVSKNTKIFIKKAPFTVKSILLENQSFLKTLRGKLLWGEDTRNKSAK, from the coding sequence ATGAAGAAAGTAGCAATTTACGGACAAGCATATACGGTTTCTGCTGAAAATGAAATAAGAACATTGTTAGTGGAATTAGAGAAGAATAATATTGTTGTTTTTTTTGAAAAGCAGTTTTATGATTTGTTGCAAGAAAATAATTCTATTGACAAAAAATATCCAACCTATCAAACGTATAACGATTTAAATAGCTCGTTTGATATGTTGTTTTCTATTGGTGGTGATGGAACAATTTTAAGAGCAATAACATTTATAAGAGAATCAAATATTCCAATTTTAGGAATAAACACGGGAAGATTAGGGTTTTTAGCAACCATACAGAAAGATGAAATAAAAGAGGCAGTAAGTCTACTTTTAAAAGAGGAGTATTCAATTCAAGAAAGAAGTTTGTTAAGTGTAAAGACTTCTCCAAAATCAGAAGAAATTGAAGAATCGTATTTTGCCTTAAATGAAATAACCATAGCAAGAAAGAATACAACCTCTATGATAGGTGTAAAAACTTATTTAGATGATGAATATTTAACCAATTATTGGGCTGACGGATTAATTATTGCTACTCCAACAGGATCAACAGGGTACTCATTAAGTTGTAATGGACCTGTAATTTCACCAAGTTCAAAAAACTTTGTAATTACACCTATAGCACCCCATAATTTGAATGCACGTCCAATGGTAATTCCAGATAATACGGCAATAAAGTTAGAGGTGAGCGCTAGAGAAAAAGACTATTTAATTTCTTTAGATTCAAGAATTACAACGGTTTCAAAAAACACTAAAATATTTATAAAAAAAGCACCATTTACTGTAAAAAGTATTTTGCTTGAAAATCAATCTTTTCTTAAAACCTTGCGGGGAAAACTACTATGGGGAGAAGATACTAGAAATAAGTCTGCTAAGTAA
- a CDS encoding CBS domain-containing protein — MNINDYILKEIKALTLKSTVKSAQKLVKNLPITHFPIVENGRLIGCFAESDIQTIENKSSELATYTDLLHHFHAYENTAMLDLITLFADNDCNLIPVLDKNLNYVGYYELSDILDAFADSPFLHNESETLIIEKSKSEYSMSEISQIVESNNGKLLGMYISSENIDNVSVTIKILSEEVNEMIQTFRRYDYTVITKHEDDYYLEDLKSRSEYLQKYLDM; from the coding sequence ATGAATATTAACGATTACATACTAAAAGAGATCAAAGCTTTAACGCTAAAAAGCACAGTAAAAAGTGCTCAAAAGTTAGTTAAAAACTTACCGATAACACATTTTCCTATTGTTGAAAATGGACGATTAATTGGTTGTTTTGCCGAAAGTGATATTCAAACTATAGAGAATAAAAGTAGTGAACTTGCAACCTATACAGATTTGTTGCATCATTTTCATGCGTACGAAAACACAGCAATGTTAGATTTAATCACGTTGTTTGCAGATAATGATTGTAACTTAATTCCAGTTTTAGATAAGAATTTAAATTATGTTGGTTATTATGAGTTAAGTGATATTTTAGACGCTTTTGCCGATAGCCCTTTTTTACATAATGAAAGTGAAACTTTGATTATAGAAAAGAGTAAAAGTGAGTATTCTATGAGTGAAATTTCTCAGATTGTAGAATCTAATAATGGTAAGTTGCTTGGTATGTATATTTCATCAGAAAATATTGATAATGTTTCTGTAACCATTAAAATTTTATCAGAAGAAGTTAATGAAATGATTCAAACGTTTAGGCGATATGATTATACTGTCATTACCAAACATGAAGACGATTATTATTTAGAAGATTTAAAAAGTAGATCAGAATATCTGCAAAAATACCTTGATATGTAA
- a CDS encoding pyridoxine 5'-phosphate synthase, which produces MTKLSVNINKIATLRNSRGGNVPNLLNVATDIQEFGAEGITIHPRPDERHIKYQDARDLKPIVTTEYNIEGNPIKSFIDLVLEVKPTQVTLVPDAVDAITSNAGWNTIKHQSFLQEVIGEFKQNGIRTSIFIDTDTKLIEAAAKTGADRIELYTEEFATQFDLGNKNAVKPYTEAAIIAHKLGLGINAGHDLSLENIQFFKENIPNLAEVSIGHALIAESLYLGLENVVKMYLHRLQ; this is translated from the coding sequence ATGACAAAGTTAAGCGTAAATATTAATAAAATAGCAACTTTACGAAATTCTAGAGGCGGAAATGTGCCTAACTTATTAAACGTTGCAACCGATATTCAAGAATTTGGAGCAGAAGGGATTACCATTCACCCTAGACCCGATGAACGTCATATAAAATATCAAGATGCAAGAGATTTAAAACCGATTGTAACTACAGAATATAATATTGAAGGAAACCCAATAAAAAGTTTTATCGATTTAGTATTAGAAGTAAAGCCAACCCAAGTCACTTTAGTGCCAGATGCAGTTGATGCAATTACATCTAATGCTGGTTGGAACACCATAAAACATCAATCTTTTTTGCAAGAAGTTATTGGTGAATTTAAACAAAACGGAATTAGAACATCTATTTTTATTGATACCGATACTAAGCTAATTGAAGCTGCAGCAAAAACGGGAGCAGACAGAATAGAATTATATACTGAAGAATTTGCTACACAGTTTGATTTAGGAAATAAAAATGCTGTAAAACCATATACAGAAGCAGCAATTATTGCTCATAAATTAGGTTTAGGCATTAATGCTGGACATGATTTAAGTTTAGAGAATATCCAGTTTTTTAAAGAAAATATTCCAAATCTTGCAGAAGTTTCTATTGGACATGCATTAATTGCTGAAAGTTTATATTTAGGCTTAGAAAATGTAGTGAAAATGTATTTACACCGACTACAATAG
- a CDS encoding alpha/beta fold hydrolase, translating into MEILHSRILGEGKPLLILHGYFGMGDNWKTLGSKFAEDYQVHLIDQRNHGRSFHSDEFNYDVLVDDLYNYIKHHELENVHLLGHSMGGKTAMLFAVTYPELLDKLLIADISPRAYKPHHNEILAGLNSIDFSLQNSRKLVDEKLSELIPIFGVRQFLLKNVYWREKGQLDFRFNLESLTKNNLEIGAKLPDETIFNSETLFLKGEKSGYITEAEKPIIEKHFPNAKIVGITNSGHWLHAENPIDFYNQVLDFLK; encoded by the coding sequence ATGGAAATACTACATTCTAGAATTCTTGGAGAAGGAAAACCATTGTTAATTTTACATGGTTATTTTGGTATGGGCGATAATTGGAAAACTTTAGGTTCTAAGTTTGCAGAAGATTATCAAGTACACTTAATAGATCAACGAAATCATGGGAGAAGTTTTCATTCTGATGAATTTAATTATGATGTTTTAGTTGATGACTTATACAACTACATAAAACATCATGAGTTAGAAAACGTACATTTATTAGGGCATTCTATGGGAGGAAAAACGGCGATGTTATTTGCAGTTACCTATCCTGAATTACTCGATAAATTATTAATTGCAGATATTTCTCCAAGAGCATACAAACCTCATCATAACGAAATATTAGCAGGTTTAAATTCCATAGATTTTTCTTTACAAAACTCCAGAAAACTAGTAGACGAAAAATTATCTGAATTAATTCCAATTTTTGGAGTACGTCAGTTTTTATTAAAAAATGTGTACTGGAGAGAAAAGGGGCAATTAGATTTTAGGTTTAACTTAGAATCCTTAACTAAAAACAATCTTGAAATTGGAGCTAAACTGCCAGATGAAACCATTTTTAATAGCGAAACATTGTTCTTAAAAGGTGAAAAATCTGGTTATATTACTGAAGCTGAAAAACCAATTATTGAAAAACATTTTCCGAATGCTAAAATAGTTGGTATTACTAATTCTGGACATTGGTTGCATGCAGAAAATCCAATTGATTTTTACAATCAAGTACTTGATTTTTTAAAATAA
- a CDS encoding leucine-rich repeat protein gives MKQNNNLRIFLLFATLFFSISFTKAQTFTKDGISYNVIDVVNSYVEVTSGCMANVSIPSTISNNEITYTVTNIGYSAFSTCYDLISIDIPSSVTSIGDRAFNSCNYLNSINIPNSVTSIGNMAFSACYRLTSINIPNSVTSIGDYAFANSIRLTTVSIPNSITSIGEWVFGNCSGLISVTIPSSVTSIGDSAFNSCYKLTDINISNSITSIGNKAFAHCWDLSSFTIPNSVTSIGDFAFLGCEKLTEITAFPETPIVIDANVYEDVIQNNVTLKVSCASLDSYKTAEVWKNFKVESTTNMPNAEATQSFGNDKTLADIIITGENIKWYDALTAGNLLNSTTALVNNATYYASQTKNDCESTLRTAVSVNTTLNVEKLSVLAFETYPNPSTGIFKIKLTNLDEDVKFNLFDITGKQIETKTIHNKPETIIGNTNLSNGIYLLEIIYNNSKTTKKLIVSK, from the coding sequence ATGAAACAGAATAACAATTTAAGAATATTTTTACTTTTTGCTACATTATTTTTTTCTATATCTTTTACAAAAGCACAAACATTTACTAAAGATGGAATTAGTTACAATGTTATAGATGTAGTAAATTCTTATGTAGAAGTTACAAGTGGTTGTATGGCTAATGTAAGTATACCAAGTACAATATCAAATAACGAAATTACTTATACGGTTACCAATATTGGTTATTCTGCTTTTTCTACTTGTTATGACTTAATCAGTATTGATATACCTAGCTCTGTAACAAGTATTGGTGATCGTGCTTTTAATAGTTGTAATTATTTAAATAGTATTAATATCCCAAACTCAGTAACAAGCATTGGTAATATGGCTTTTTCTGCCTGTTATAGATTAACAAGTATTAACATTCCAAACTCTGTAACAAGTATAGGTGATTATGCTTTTGCTAATAGTATTAGATTAACAACTGTTTCCATTCCTAATTCTATCACAAGTATAGGTGAATGGGTTTTTGGTAATTGTTCGGGGTTAATTAGTGTTACAATCCCAAGTTCTGTTACAAGTATAGGTGATTCTGCTTTTAATAGTTGTTATAAGTTAACCGATATTAATATTTCTAATTCTATTACTAGTATTGGTAATAAGGCTTTTGCTCATTGTTGGGATTTATCTAGTTTTACAATTCCAAATTCTGTAACTAGTATAGGTGATTTTGCATTTTTAGGTTGTGAAAAATTAACAGAAATAACTGCTTTTCCTGAAACGCCTATAGTTATAGATGCTAATGTATATGAAGATGTAATTCAAAACAATGTTACGTTAAAAGTATCATGTGCAAGCCTTGACTCCTACAAAACAGCAGAAGTTTGGAAAAATTTTAAGGTAGAAAGTACAACCAATATGCCAAACGCAGAAGCTACTCAAAGTTTTGGTAATGATAAGACTTTGGCAGATATCATTATTACGGGAGAAAATATTAAGTGGTATGATGCACTTACAGCTGGAAATTTATTAAATAGTACTACGGCATTAGTAAACAATGCTACTTATTATGCTTCTCAAACTAAAAATGATTGTGAAAGTACCTTAAGAACTGCTGTATCAGTGAATACAACTTTAAATGTTGAAAAATTAAGCGTATTAGCGTTTGAGACATACCCAAATCCGTCAACAGGTATTTTTAAAATAAAACTTACTAATTTAGATGAAGATGTTAAATTCAACCTTTTTGATATAACTGGCAAACAAATAGAAACAAAAACTATCCATAATAAACCTGAAACAATTATTGGAAACACTAATTTATCTAATGGGATATATTTGCTTGAAATAATTTATAATAATTCAAAAACCACTAAAAAGTTAATTGTAAGTAAGTAA
- a CDS encoding DUF4097 family beta strand repeat-containing protein — MKRLAFLLGLLLTFSNLVAQKKVTENSKASGINEVYVHVKFAEKIVVKNWDKNEVAVEATVNLNDNKDNDFFSLKADKIGGTYTVKSDYGKFFKRHKNSVTITHNGSDCNSYNNCSNHNEIEVNYVIYVPENMELKVKSISGTVDALSYNGKLTLDLISGNITVKKHSNTMYLKTISGDIDVVVSDAEFKAETVTGTVYSDLDIDFSKNKKRSYGSKVFGTVKKGTANLKLKTVSGDIFLRKI, encoded by the coding sequence ATGAAAAGATTAGCCTTTTTATTAGGATTGCTATTGACTTTTAGTAACCTAGTAGCACAAAAAAAAGTAACAGAAAACAGTAAAGCTTCCGGAATTAATGAAGTCTATGTTCATGTAAAATTCGCGGAAAAGATTGTTGTTAAAAACTGGGATAAAAATGAGGTAGCTGTTGAAGCAACAGTAAATTTAAACGATAATAAAGACAATGATTTTTTTAGTTTAAAAGCAGACAAAATTGGAGGTACTTATACTGTAAAGTCTGATTACGGAAAGTTCTTTAAAAGACATAAAAATAGTGTTACCATTACTCATAACGGAAGTGATTGTAATAGTTATAATAACTGTAGTAATCATAATGAGATAGAGGTAAACTATGTGATTTATGTTCCTGAAAACATGGAGTTGAAAGTTAAGAGTATATCAGGGACAGTTGATGCACTTTCATATAATGGAAAGTTAACTTTAGATTTAATTAGTGGAAATATAACTGTAAAAAAGCATTCAAATACTATGTATTTAAAAACTATAAGCGGTGATATTGATGTGGTAGTTTCTGATGCTGAGTTTAAAGCAGAAACAGTTACTGGAACTGTTTATTCTGATTTAGATATTGACTTTAGCAAAAACAAAAAGCGTAGTTATGGAAGTAAAGTCTTTGGTACTGTTAAGAAAGGAACGGCTAACTTAAAATTAAAAACTGTTAGCGGCGATATTTTTTTAAGGAAGATTTAG
- a CDS encoding DUF4097 family beta strand repeat-containing protein, with protein MKKIFILILLVSSLVTAQKKEFKYALSGVTKVVLSSGTKIVLTSTNKAELTIKDNTRNHKEHDHWRRNDPKKEDKRKGLTAIYPGGKDNTNGYGFSINKEGNILYVSDLKSMHQRRGLKITLPKNMNISVDAGNLGSIEMTGFTGEIEASANVGKIQMKNVTGPITVDANVGKVDIDFDKVSQSSPITISTSVSEIDVAIPANTKANLELKTQGTVYTNFDFDMPKKKGLQNVSGRKSIISKLNNGGVKIYIKSSMGNIYLRKK; from the coding sequence ATGAAAAAAATATTCATATTAATTTTATTAGTTAGCTCTTTAGTTACAGCTCAAAAAAAAGAGTTTAAATACGCTTTGTCAGGAGTCACCAAAGTGGTTTTAAGTAGCGGTACTAAAATTGTTTTAACTTCAACAAACAAAGCAGAGTTAACAATTAAAGACAATACAAGAAATCATAAAGAACATGATCATTGGCGTAGAAATGACCCTAAAAAGGAAGATAAGAGAAAAGGGTTAACTGCAATTTATCCAGGCGGAAAAGACAATACTAATGGTTATGGATTTTCAATTAATAAAGAAGGAAACATTCTGTATGTAAGTGATTTAAAATCTATGCATCAACGTAGAGGTTTAAAAATTACACTACCAAAAAACATGAATATTTCTGTTGACGCGGGTAATTTAGGTTCTATTGAAATGACGGGATTTACAGGTGAAATAGAAGCTTCTGCTAACGTCGGAAAAATACAAATGAAAAATGTTACAGGACCAATTACTGTAGACGCAAATGTTGGAAAAGTAGATATTGATTTTGATAAAGTAAGTCAATCTTCGCCAATAACTATTAGTACTTCCGTGTCTGAAATTGATGTTGCAATACCTGCAAATACGAAAGCAAATTTAGAGTTAAAAACACAAGGAACTGTTTATACAAACTTCGATTTTGATATGCCTAAGAAAAAAGGTTTACAAAACGTTAGTGGTAGAAAAAGTATTATAAGTAAACTTAATAATGGGGGTGTAAAAATTTATATAAAATCTTCTATGGGGAATATATACTTGAGAAAAAAATAA
- a CDS encoding zf-HC2 domain-containing protein, translating to MDCKITQDKLVEYLEKNVSKEESVLIENHLKTCYNCTKELTETKQFLSSLDSDIMEQPSSRLKNNFEKLLAEEIKGNQTKVIPLESKRNWSSFLRIAAMITVVLSAFLLGKYQSEIGSDNQQKVLALLENTSASKRILAVSNAENFNIKDTKIIDALINRLFFDKNTNVRLAAAEALFKFSSELMVRDALIKSLETDKNTSVQIEVIQILSKIQEKRAVLPMRKMLNNEETPQYVKQQLELNLSNLL from the coding sequence ATGGATTGTAAAATTACTCAAGATAAATTAGTTGAATATTTAGAGAAAAATGTTTCTAAAGAAGAGAGCGTTTTAATAGAAAATCATTTAAAAACATGTTACAATTGCACTAAAGAATTAACAGAAACAAAACAGTTTTTAAGTTCTTTGGATAGTGATATAATGGAACAACCAAGCAGTCGTTTAAAAAATAATTTCGAAAAACTGTTAGCGGAAGAAATAAAGGGAAATCAAACAAAAGTAATTCCGCTAGAAAGCAAAAGAAATTGGTCTTCTTTTTTAAGAATTGCTGCTATGATTACTGTTGTATTAAGTGCTTTCTTATTAGGTAAGTATCAATCTGAAATTGGAAGTGATAATCAACAAAAAGTTTTAGCTTTATTAGAAAATACTTCTGCTAGTAAACGAATTTTAGCGGTTTCAAATGCGGAGAATTTCAACATAAAAGACACAAAAATTATTGATGCATTAATTAATAGATTATTTTTTGATAAAAACACAAATGTACGTTTAGCAGCTGCAGAAGCATTGTTTAAATTTTCATCTGAGTTAATGGTAAGAGATGCATTAATTAAATCTTTAGAAACTGATAAAAACACTTCTGTACAAATAGAAGTCATTCAGATTTTATCAAAAATACAAGAAAAAAGAGCTGTATTACCAATGCGAAAAATGTTAAATAATGAGGAAACACCTCAATATGTTAAACAACAATTAGAATTAAATTTATCCAATTTATTATAA
- a CDS encoding RNA polymerase sigma factor has translation MKHLTDEEIMLAVASGELEKLSILFDRYNVRIYNFFNKMLQNKMVSEDLTQDVFIKIMKYRTSYKNGNFASWIYTVARNIFSSYYQKQKKERTNMIDDDTLVSNEVIVSERSEEELEYLQKALLQLKTADRELIVMHRFQEIKYEQIAEIIGSNEGAVKVKVHRALKKLKDIYFQTVKS, from the coding sequence TTGAAACATCTAACCGATGAAGAAATAATGTTAGCAGTAGCTAGCGGAGAGTTAGAAAAACTATCAATATTATTTGATAGATATAACGTCCGTATTTATAATTTCTTTAATAAGATGTTACAAAATAAAATGGTGAGTGAAGATTTAACTCAAGATGTTTTTATTAAAATAATGAAGTATAGAACTTCTTATAAAAACGGAAACTTTGCTTCTTGGATTTATACAGTAGCAAGAAATATATTTTCGAGTTATTATCAAAAACAAAAGAAAGAAAGAACTAATATGATTGATGATGATACCTTAGTTTCTAATGAAGTAATCGTATCAGAAAGAAGTGAAGAAGAATTAGAATATTTGCAAAAAGCATTATTACAATTAAAAACTGCTGATAGAGAATTGATTGTGATGCATCGTTTTCAAGAAATAAAATACGAGCAGATTGCAGAAATTATAGGTAGCAATGAAGGAGCGGTAAAAGTTAAAGTGCATAGAGCACTAAAAAAGTTAAAGGATATTTATTTTCAAACTGTAAAAAGTTAA
- the mscL gene encoding large conductance mechanosensitive channel protein MscL — MLKEFKEFITGGNVIEFAVAVIMAGAIGAVVKGFVSNIVMPVVGMFMGDVSLADMKHVLSEAVVDASGKVTTPENAITYGAWIDTIINLVIVGFVMFMIVKSYNKMKKKEEEAPAAPAGPSQEDLLTEIRDLLSKK; from the coding sequence ATGTTAAAAGAATTTAAAGAATTTATTACTGGCGGTAATGTAATTGAATTTGCAGTGGCAGTAATTATGGCTGGCGCAATTGGCGCAGTTGTAAAAGGTTTTGTGAGTAATATTGTGATGCCTGTTGTGGGTATGTTTATGGGTGATGTTAGCCTAGCAGATATGAAACATGTTTTATCTGAAGCTGTTGTTGACGCTTCTGGTAAAGTTACAACTCCGGAAAACGCAATTACTTATGGTGCTTGGATAGATACTATAATCAATTTAGTTATTGTAGGTTTTGTTATGTTTATGATTGTGAAATCATATAATAAAATGAAAAAGAAAGAAGAAGAAGCTCCAGCTGCTCCAGCAGGACCGTCTCAAGAAGATTTATTGACAGAGATTAGAGACTTATTATCTAAAAAATAA
- the alr gene encoding alanine racemase: MNNHVTVLEIDSKALEHNLNYFKQKLEPTTKVLVVVKAFGYGSDAIKIAKFLEDKVDYFAVAYTHEGVALREAKIKKPILVLHPQIPNLGSIIEYRLEPNLYNYKILKAFLALADEKVTMNFPIHIKFNTGLNRLGFWHTDVSVILSEIKASNNVRIESIFSHLAASDDLEEEEFTVSQINNFAYIVKQFYEHLGYEPMIHILNTSGVVNYSQAQFDMVRLGIGLYGFGNDAQVTSELQNTHKLKSIISQIHQIEPGETVGYNRAFVAKRLTKTATIPIGHADGISRRLGNENGYVLINNQKAEIVGNVCMDMIMVDVTKIECKEGDEVVIFNSQEMINEMAENAETISYEVLTAISQRVKRELI, from the coding sequence ATGAATAATCATGTAACTGTTTTAGAAATTGATAGTAAAGCTTTAGAACATAATCTTAACTATTTTAAACAAAAATTAGAACCTACTACAAAAGTTTTGGTTGTTGTAAAAGCTTTTGGTTATGGGAGTGATGCTATAAAAATTGCTAAGTTTTTAGAAGATAAGGTAGATTATTTTGCAGTAGCCTATACACATGAAGGAGTTGCTTTAAGGGAAGCGAAAATTAAAAAACCAATTTTAGTTTTACATCCACAAATACCTAATTTAGGAAGTATTATTGAATACAGACTAGAACCCAATTTATACAATTATAAAATATTAAAAGCTTTTTTAGCTCTTGCTGATGAAAAGGTAACCATGAATTTTCCAATTCATATAAAGTTTAATACTGGTTTAAACAGATTAGGTTTTTGGCATACTGATGTTTCAGTTATTTTATCAGAAATAAAAGCATCTAATAATGTGAGAATTGAATCAATATTTTCTCATTTAGCTGCAAGTGATGATTTGGAGGAAGAAGAATTTACTGTAAGTCAAATTAATAACTTTGCTTACATTGTGAAACAATTTTATGAGCATTTAGGATACGAGCCAATGATTCATATTTTAAATACTTCTGGTGTTGTAAATTATAGTCAAGCACAATTTGATATGGTGCGTTTAGGAATTGGATTATATGGTTTCGGAAATGATGCTCAAGTAACTTCAGAATTACAAAACACACATAAATTAAAATCAATAATTTCACAAATTCATCAAATAGAACCAGGAGAAACAGTTGGTTATAATCGAGCTTTTGTTGCAAAAAGACTAACAAAAACTGCTACCATTCCTATTGGTCATGCAGACGGAATATCAAGAAGACTTGGAAACGAAAACGGCTATGTTTTAATCAATAATCAAAAAGCAGAAATTGTTGGAAATGTTTGTATGGACATGATTATGGTTGATGTTACCAAAATTGAATGTAAAGAAGGTGATGAGGTAGTTATTTTTAACAGTCAAGAAATGATAAATGAAATGGCTGAAAACGCAGAAACAATATCCTACGAAGTGTTAACAGCAATTTCTCAACGTGTAAAAAGAGAATTAATTTAG
- a CDS encoding thymidine kinase, whose translation MFLENTVNHTEQFGWIEVICGSMFSGKTEELIRRLKRAQFAKQRVEIFKPSVDTRYDDEEVVSHNDNRIRSTPVPSSANIVLLANNVDVVGIDEAQFFDDEIVSVCNDLANRGIRVIVAGLDMDFKGKPFGPMPALMATAEYVTKVHAVCTHTGNLAHFSFRKAINDDLVLLGENEEYEPLSRAAYYKAMQKQQEKISISKSENKDE comes from the coding sequence ATGTTTCTTGAAAATACCGTAAATCATACAGAACAATTTGGCTGGATAGAAGTAATTTGTGGCTCCATGTTTTCTGGTAAAACAGAAGAATTAATCAGACGATTAAAAAGAGCGCAATTTGCAAAACAACGTGTAGAGATTTTTAAACCTTCAGTTGATACTAGATATGACGATGAAGAAGTAGTTTCTCATAACGATAATAGAATTAGATCTACACCTGTGCCTTCATCAGCAAATATTGTATTATTAGCCAATAATGTTGATGTTGTTGGGATTGATGAAGCGCAGTTTTTTGATGATGAAATTGTTTCGGTTTGTAATGATTTAGCCAATCGCGGAATTCGAGTTATTGTTGCTGGTTTAGATATGGATTTTAAAGGAAAACCATTTGGGCCAATGCCAGCACTTATGGCTACAGCAGAATATGTGACTAAAGTACATGCAGTTTGTACACATACAGGAAATTTAGCGCATTTTAGTTTTAGAAAAGCCATTAATGATGATTTGGTTTTATTAGGTGAAAACGAAGAATACGAACCTTTAAGTAGAGCTGCCTATTATAAAGCTATGCAAAAACAGCAAGAAAAAATAAGTATATCAAAATCTGAGAATAAAGATGAATAA
- a CDS encoding DUF6165 family protein: MKIEVSNGEIIDKYTILEIKLSKIKDSKKLKNIQNEFDVLTPDVESIYSEVEDQNQLKKLHTDLLEINKKLWKIEDDIRECERANDFSKKFIELARAVYFINDDRSDVKKEINLFTGSDLVEEKSYEDYKS; the protein is encoded by the coding sequence ATGAAAATAGAAGTTTCTAACGGAGAAATTATTGATAAATATACTATTTTAGAAATCAAGCTTTCTAAAATTAAAGATTCCAAAAAACTAAAAAATATTCAAAACGAATTTGATGTTTTAACACCAGATGTGGAGAGTATTTATTCTGAGGTAGAAGACCAAAATCAACTTAAAAAATTGCATACAGATTTATTAGAAATTAATAAAAAATTATGGAAAATTGAAGATGATATTAGAGAATGTGAACGTGCAAACGATTTCAGCAAAAAGTTTATAGAACTTGCCAGAGCTGTGTATTTTATAAATGATGACAGGTCTGATGTTAAAAAAGAAATTAATCTTTTTACAGGCTCGGATTTAGTAGAAGAAAAATCTTACGAAGATTATAAATCTTAA